DNA sequence from the Thamnophis elegans isolate rThaEle1 chromosome 4, rThaEle1.pri, whole genome shotgun sequence genome:
AACTGCTTCTGCTTTGTGAGGCAGAAGACCTGGAAGAAGACCTTGAAGACGAGGATGTAGAAGAATTAGAAGATGtagaggaagagatggaggatgATCTGCTTCTGCTTCGCTTCCGTTTCCTTTTACTTTCctctaaagaaataaaaaggacagAAAGAGTGAGTAGGGTTTCCCTTTTCATATGCTGAGTAGCATTAGTGTTAGATTCTCCTTTAAATGGTTGTCAACTATTGTTAGTACTGAATGACTGAAACATACATTAAgtaatagttaaataaaaaataagcaaataaatatatgGATCTATTTAGTACATTCTGCCTTTTTCCATCTAGAATGCAAGCACAGAATGATTGATATACAATATATCTagatcccatttttttaaaaaaatgtgttattaTACTTTAATTACTCATTAATTATAGGCAACACATGGTGcattaaaactttaaaacaaatCAAAGGAAAACAGTAACACCAATGTTAAAAGCAATATTACTACCTTATCTGAACCAGACCAAGTTAGATTCAGCAAGACAAGTACTTCCAGACAATAATTGTCTGGCAAACATCAatattacttcatctttacaaagttttacatttaaaataaattaagcttATTTTTGAATGTCAAAGGTTTGAAAAtagaaaatgggaaaaatatcaattttggtatgtttttttttaaataaaaagttccATCTGTAGTGTTTAGCTTGTACCAGAATCAAAAGTCTAATATATTTATTGACACTACTATTACAGGGCCAATAATCATTCTTACCTCTGACTTTTGTTTTCTCTTGTGATGTTGCACACCGCATCTCATCTATTGCTTCATGGTGGTCATCCATATCTGTGAGAtattatataaatcatataatcaCAGAGttgcaaatattatttttcctaAAGAAATGTAAATGACCTGTTAACTTTCACTGCCTATTTctaataccaataccaataccgaATTATGATCTGCAGAACTTCCTTAAAAGAGTTTCAACATAACACTTGTAGGAAGCATTAAATTATTATGTAACAACACTAATTATTCTAACAGACCATCAATGCACTTGCTTGTGGTCCTAACTCCTCGCTGCTTTAAATTTATGACTATCCTTTTATAATACAGTAAATCAGAAGCTAGTTACATTTTAGGCATACACAAATTGATTAATTTACAATTCAGTGTGTCATGAGAACTCAAAAAATTggtatttgaagatgcagatgttaaaacacttgtaaccaaacgacatgctgc
Encoded proteins:
- the LOC116506917 gene encoding putative uncharacterized protein DDB_G0271974, which codes for MDDHHEAIDEMRCATSQEKTKVREESKRKRKRSRSRSSSISSSTSSNSSTSSSSRSSSRSSASQSRSSSSSRDSSKVKAKKRKKEKNNKKVKLKLLKILSKNTAVK